In the Brachionichthys hirsutus isolate HB-005 chromosome 1, CSIRO-AGI_Bhir_v1, whole genome shotgun sequence genome, tttggtaaaaaataaataaatctgcttttAATGTCAACCCTGCAGCCGGTAAACCAACGAGACGATCACCTTTCGAcacccgcggggggggggggggcgatctcAGGCGTGTTGATTCTGGAAAGCAGAAGCTACGCCGTCTGTCGGAGTCGCTTTGTCTCCGTTTGTCaggcccccccgcccccccggcggCGTCGGGAGGAAACAGATTGGTGAATCAGTGAATTAAACCCACAGATATCCTGCAGGAAGTCCCcgcgcgccgcgccgcgctcACGGGGACTTAGCGGGCGTCTGGGAGACGAATGGAATAACGGGCTTCTCTAAGGTCAAGCTTTGCTGCGCTGGGATCAGCTCAGACGTAAACGCCGGGTAATTCCAGGTCGGCTGATTGCCTCCCTCTCCAGACGATGTCGTTTTTGTCCGAGGAGCGGGGGCTGGCATTACGGCGGCGGCGTGTCGAGGGCCCttgtcggcggcggcggcgtgccgGCTGAGGCCCGAGTCTGGAGGAAGAGTAATAACGCATTACAGCCGTAATGTCTCTCGTACACGAGACACTCCTCGTCCAATCCTCCCGTGATCCCGCCACAGCCGCGCCGTCCTCCCGCGGTTTTGTCACGCCGGCCTCCTTTTTGTCTCGGACTCGCCGCGCCACATTAATCAGAGCGGAGCGCGGCGTCGGGGGGGGGACGAGGAAGTCATTAGAGAGGATGAATCTGTTGTATTTATTCCTCTGTTATGCAATAATAAAGACGGAGGACGGAGCGGGGGACGACGGGAAGTAATGGTCTTTACACAGGGCGGCCATTTGCTTTGAAAGAGAAGACGAAGAACGAGACCGGTGGGCGCGAGGACGAGAAGATAGAAGTTGAAATACGTTCCGTTACGCTTCAGCCACGAACATCCTGTCAGTCCGTCAggtcttcatcatcctcctcctcatcagggGGACCCAAGAATGGCCTCCTGCCGTCTCATCTTTTGAGTTCCGTCTGTCCTTGTTTACTGGTTGGGCTACCGATGCCATCGATGCTATCGATGCTATTGATGCTAAAGATGCTAATGATACTATCGATGCTCATGATGCTATCGATGCTAATGATGCCATCGATGCAACCGATGCTCATGATGCTATCGATGCTATCGATGCTACCAATGCTAATGATACTATCGATGCTAATGATGCCATCGATGCTAATGATGCCATCGATGCTCATGATGCTATCGATGCTAATGATGCCATCGATGCTAATGATGCCATCGATGCTCATGATGCTATCGATGCTAATGATGCCATCGATGCTAATGATGCTATCAATGCTAATGATGCTCCCCATGCAACTGATGCTACTGATGCCACTGATGCAACCAATGCTACTGATGCTATCCATGCTAATGGTGCTACTGATGCTACTGATGCCATTGATGCTACCGATGCTACTGATGCTCCCCATGCAACTGATGCTACTGATGCTATCCATGCTAATGGTGCTACAGATGCTACTGATGCTACCGCTCGGTTGATGTGCAGGCCCCCCCGGGGCAGGCCGTGGGCTCGGCCCAAGGCGGGACCAGCTACCTGGACCGTCTGACATCCTGAATCAGAGTCTGCGGCGTAGATGGACAGAgacgtgaggaagacgaggaagacgaggaagactcTGACCTGATAGAACTGTATGAAGGTGAGCTGCAGCACAAACGTCAGACGAAGACGAGATTCAGCTCGGCTGAAACGGCacaacgatgatgatgatgatgaagaaacgAAAGACAGAAGCGAATCGTCTGTTTACTTCCACACTTTCTTTTAAAACTTGTTCTTCCATCGGGAGCGAAGAAGACGAGGATTAGCTCTTCATCCGCGCACCATTAGCGGCGGACCTTCGTCTCCCTCACTGCTGATTAAACAGCAGCTAATAAATCAAATCCAATCAGCTACAGATTAGCGAGCGCTAATTAAATCTAAATCCTCTTCAAACACGGACCGGATCTCGGAGAACCGAACTCGGAGTCCGATCCGGCCTCTCGGAGCTCAGCGCTCAAACACTTCCACGGAGCCACAGCAGGAAAACAATCTGAGCCTGTAATCCGTCCATCAGAGGAGGACGCTGCTTTCTCTGatgaccctgaatgcagcacggcTTCCTGGGATGACGGTTCATCACGGTCTGTTTGCCCGGATTAAAAGTTTCTCTCCGGTCTCAGAGGAGTTCTATTTATAACACAACAAACACGCAAACCCCACAGTGAGACACCTTTCAGGTGTTCctccaccaacacacacctggggggggggggggggggtgtgtgtaaAGGATtcaaaacccacgcggacacggagagaacatacaaactgcacCGATGGGATTAGAACCCGGTACGAGAGCTCGAACCCCTCTTGACTAGATTTAATCTGGACTTCCTGGATAACGCCCACAATGacccgatgacatcaccatcgGATCCAaacacacggtgatctggatcagcaccagaaggttctagattgttctcggtatctttaaacaccaacatgaaaagtcaaagtgaatcagagctgatgtttatttttaactgattcttgaatccataaatgggtttaatgttaaaatgtaatatttgttcctgacctcattctggatcagaaccaggagacgtgtttcatgatggttcagatcggaccccttcatgactgggatgttttaaaagcctccgttataagtaaatgggaaaatccagatgtttctgtatccagacgggaatccggatcatCTCAGACTTTAatggatccaagttagaccagaaccatcttcagattgttctaatccagatccatccaaGAGTTTTTCTGCTAACAGAACCTCGTTGGAGGTCTTAccggccacttcctgtctgtttgacTTCCTAAAGACGATAATAAAACTTTCAACCGGGACGTCTCAGATTTGGACGATTGAAGAACTTCCATCGACAGACTCGTCTTCAGGGATCGCTTCCTCGCCGACGCATTCAACAACCTGCACGGGCTCAATTTGCTTCCACGGCTGCCCTCGGGTCCcacggtccctgaacgcatcagaGCAGTAATGCTGGCAGATCGTCTCGCTAACAGCTCGCGACCATTTGAATGGCGTCTCCCGGCTCTTGTTAAATCCCACTTTGTTCGTCCTCCGACAGTTAAAAAAATGACGGATGGCCATTATTATGGAAAGAAGGTTACTTTTATACACGGCTCGCGGCgcggcgggggggtgggggggggctgctccatCACTGTCAGGGAAAATAATGATAAGATATCATAAGACACGGGTCGGCCATGTTAAGATGGAGTGCCCCCCCGCCTGGATCCCGTCTGTCCGCCGCAGCATTCATCTTGATTCTGCATCCGCTCGCACTTATTTTGCTTTACATCtgcaaaaaatacatcaaagagCTGCAGCGTGTCGAGAGAACAATCCGCTCACACACTTTAAAATAGATAACGATGATAAAACGCTCGTTTCCACTTCCGAGGACTTCAGGAAACACGGCGGACGTTCTGTAATCGACGAGCAGCACCCGAACGCAACACGGATACGTCCAACAGTTCAGAcgggtgaggacagacgggtgagggcagacgggtgaggacagatgggtgaggacagacgggtgagggcagacgggtgaggacagagaggtgagggcagacgggtgagggcagacgggtgaggacggacgggtgagggcagacgggtgagggcagacgggtgaggacagagaggtgaggacagacgggtgaggacagacgggtgagggcagacgggtgaggacagacgggtgaggacagacgggtgagggcagacgggtgaggacagacgggtgaggacagacgggtgaggacagagaggtgagggcagacgggtgagggcagacgggtgaggacggacgggtgagggcagacgggtgagggcagacgggtgaggacagagaggtgaggacagacgggtgaggacagacgggtgaggacagacgggtgagggcagacgggtgaggGCGGACGGGCGAGGGCGGACGGGTGAGGACGGACGGGTgagggcagacgggtgagggcagacgggtgaggacagacgggtgaggacggacgggtgagggcagacgggtgagggcagacgggtgaggacagagaggtgaggacagacgggtgaggacagacgggtgaggacggacgggtgagggcagacgggtgagggcagacgggtgaggacagacgggtgaggacggacgggtgagggcagacgggtgagggcagacgggtgaggacagagaggtgaggacagacgggtgaggacagacgggtgaggacagacgggtgagggCAGATGGGTGAGGGCGGACGGGCgagggcagacgggtgagggcagacgggtgaggacggacgggtgagggcagacgggtgagggcagacgggtgaggacagagaggtgaggacagacgggtgagggcagacgggtgaggacagacgggtgagggcagacgggtgagggcggacgggtgagggcagacgggtgagggcagacgggtgaggGCAGATGGGTGAGGGCAGATGGGTGAGGGCATTCCTGCTGCACTGAATGGGTTAATATCTGTTGTTGATGCTTTTAACGCCGCTGTGGCGTTTCCATGTCGACGGCGCTTGCGTCTGATTGGCTCGCTGCCCAGCTACCTGCTGCGGTCTCCCCCCCGACTCCGCCCCCGATCAGACGCTTCCTGACCCAGAAGTGTCCCGTCCTGCGATGGAGACGGATGTTCGCTCAGCACGACGGGCGTGACCGAGGCCGCCATCGTCACACCTGACCGACCAATAGGATCCGAGCGAGAGCAGCTTCACCTGTCGGGCCGCTCCGGAGTGGGCGGGGCCTTTTCCAAACGTCATCTTTTAGCGTTATTTATTATCTCAGCGCCGACGCCTTGTTGGATCGATGACATCACGCGGCGCCGCGTGCTGATTGGACGCCCTCggtgacagcagattgattccCGGCGCTGCTGGAGTGTCTCTTTCATTAGTCTTCAGGTCCATTTCCTCCGAACCGGGACAGATCAGAGTATTAACCCATGCCTGGCCGCCTCGCTGTGATTGATGCCGGCGATTACATTCATAAAACACTTTGAGGGGAGGTCGCTCGTGTCCCACActcgggtggggggggacggggggggggcgattccGAGACAAAGGCGAGAGAAAGAAAGTTCATATATAATCTGCTGCGGTTTGTTAGCTGATCTCACGTAAGAGAAAGTGTTGGTGTGTTCATTCAtcacgtcacacacacgcacacacacacgcacacacacacacgcacacacacacacacacgcacacgcacacgcacacacacacgcacacgcacacgcacacgcacacgcacacgcacacgcacacgcacacacacgtcaggGATCCTTTCACTGACTTTAGGTCCTCAAACGACAAGTATGTCGTATGAccctctgcgtgtgtgtctgtgtgtgtgtgtgcgtgcgtgtgtgtgtgtgtgcgtgtccatcCATCATGGTTTTATGTGTGAACTCCCTTGAGGTCGCTCAGCCGCAAATTTAATTACGTCTCAGCTCTTATTATCCGACTCACTTTGAAAAGCTGGACGGTGGTAATTCATTACTTTGGACAGTTCgtccaggacacacacacacacacgcacacacacacgcacacacacacacgcacacacacacgcacacacacacacacactccacaatGTTCTTCATTGCACCTTCAAACAGGACAGGTGAATataaagccccgccccctgcaggctgTTCAGGTGTCCCTGTTAGAACGCACACCGCTGAGAGGAGCGTTTCTATTGGTCGCCATCCAGAATGCTGCAGGTGTGACGGCTGCTCCTGATGCGGAGGCGGCCAGCTGATTAGTGGGAGGTGGCCAGCTGATTAGTGGGAGGCGGCCAGCTGATTAGTGGGAGGcggctcctgcagctcctctctccGTTATGATAATGAGCTCATTTCATATGCAGATACGGCCCTCAGAGACCTCCTCTATGCattgttcttgtgtgtgtgtgtgtgtgtctgtctgtgtgtgcgtgtgtgtctgtctgtgtgtgtgtgtgtgtgtgtgtgtctgtctgtgtgtgtgtgtgtgtctgtctgtgtgtgtgtgtgcgtgtgtgtgtctgtctgtgtgtgcgtgtgtgtctgtctgtgtgtgtgtgtgcgtgtgtgtgtctgtctgtgtgtgtgtgtgtgtgtgtgtgtgtgcgtgcgtgtgtctgtctgtgtgtgtgtgcgtgtgtgtgtctgtctgtgtgtgtgtgtgtgtgcgtgcgtgtgtctgtctgtgtgtgtgtgtgtgcgtgtgtgtgtgtgtgcgtgtgtctgtctgtgtgtgcgtgtgtgtctgtctgtgtgtgtgtgtgtgcgtgtgtgtgtgcgtgtgtgtgcgtgtgtgtgtgctgactggaGGACAGGTGTGTTTTCAGGTCACTGTGATGACGGAGCATCATCGGGACCAGATCTGACCTCAGGACTCGATCCGGGTCGATACGCCGGCCTCGGGAAGCGACGAGCGCCTCGAGATGaacctgaagctgaagctgaaacaCGAGTCCGGCCGTCTGACGTCACGGCAGAAACACCTGCAGCATCAGCTCACACACCTGTACACCTCTGACACGCCCGCCCCAGTCAGTACCCCTGAGGACGGCTAATGAACACGGTAACGCTAACACCTGGggctacacgcacacacacacacacacagcactgtcaggaggcggagcaaacGCCGTGGACTCACCGCATCCGCAGGATTAAACCACGAGTCGATCCTGGTTCCGAGTCGCTCTGGTTCCGAGTTGCTCTGGTTCCGAGTCGATCCTGATTCCAAGTCGCTCTGGTTCCGAGTCGCTCTGGTTCCGAGTCGCTCTGGTTCCGAGTCGCTCTGGTTCCGAGTCGCTCTGGTTCCGAGTCGCTCTGGTTCCGAGTCGCTCTGGTTCCAAGTCGCTCTGGTTCCGAGTCGCTCTGGTTCCAAGTcgctctggtctccaggtgtctgCGTTTCTACGACAGACAAAATACGTTTTaaattgtgatttctttttctaattacaattttaattttCTGTCTGTTTAATTGCGATTGCTGCGATTTATTTTTAAGTacaataagtaaataaatgaaattatttgcttgtttttttattataaatataggAATATTATTAAACAGGATGCAGCTATTATTCTAAATGAAACAGCTTTTGGTAAAACAGGTTTCTAAATGATGGAATATTTATCAGTGGAAGAGTTTATTTATATTCACACGGAACAAAGAGAAAAGCTTTAAAGACAACGAGCTCTTTGGTTCAGATCCTTTTTGTTTAGGATGGCGACCCCTGGACTCAGGAATTAGAcggcaccgcccccccccccccctcatcctcttcttcaccgTCACACAAACTCTACTGGTTTTGTACCAAAGTCTGAATTACACACCAACATCACTCGAGTAATTTATGAGGTAAACGGCATACTTAAAATACTTAGAatcaatatttatatattctgttagctttatttttatttttattcacatCAGACAATTACATTAAACCCTCTACGCCTATAAATAAGGCTATGACTCTGTCCACGGTAATGTAATACTAAAGAACTGGCTTAATTTTCCACCCTCTCACAATTTATAACGAGGACtgtattcatattttttaaagcatgtaaaaaaaaaacttcaataaTAATCGATAAACTCTTAAATTGACCCTGAAATATACTTCAAAATGCAAATGACGGGAAGAACGAATTGCCTTGAGATTTTAATGATTAATACTTTGCTCCCATCTAGTGGACAAAATCATTTCTCTTGTCATCAAGCTAActagaataaaaacaggaaaatgacACTGTCCCTTCACAATAAAACcgggaaaaaaacattattatctAACATTattagaaaagagaaaaaacatctttggtatttgtgtttctctttcatCGGGTCAAACTGGATCTGAAGCAGAATTTGAAGCAGTTCTTGTTTCgggattgaagacgtttcatccATGAAGCTTAAGATACAGCATTTAAATCATGGAGTACGTTCCTTCAGATAACACGTTCACAGTTTTCGCAGAAGAAAACACGGCCGTACACGTATTACCTATAATTATGAGCTCTTATATTTTAACTATCAAGTTTTCAGGCGTTTGCGCAAACATATGCTCAAACATTATTTTGAAACATGTAACCGGAAGCAACGACGTTCGGTCGACGAGGATCTGCGGCGCGCGCTTGCTGTTCCGGAAGTGGCTAGCTGTGTTAGCTCTGTGAGCGCGGTGTGAGTTCGTCTTGCAGGCTAGCGCAGTGCTACTCGGTCCTACCGGAGTTTCGGTCATGGCGTATCAGCTGTACCGGAACACGACGCTGGGAAACAGCCTCCAGGAGAGTCTGGACGAGTTGATCCAGGTGAGGCCAACCGCGGAGCTGGCCTCCGTTAGCAGGCTGCTAGCTAGCGTCGCTGAACAAACTTTAGCTCGTTAGCCGCAACGCTGGTTTGTTAGCAGTAAAATCAAGTCGCGTAAATTGTGTAACACTTATTATAAATTTAACTGTTTTAAATAAACCAGATAAACAATAGAGAAGCTCCTCGGGATTTGTGTTACGTGAAACTAGGCCAGAGTCGGCTTAAAGTTGTCATTACTTCCGAAACGGCTCGACTCGGCCTCCATCGCTGATCACGTGACGTTCGTCCTCCTCATTTGCATACGTCCCAAATTCGAATTGGTCTGAATCTCATGTGAAATGAAGACGCAGCGGATGTGGGTCCGGATTGGCTGAAGCTAACAGTTAGCCGGACGGCGCGGTGCCGCTGAGTCGGCTCTGAATCCGCGTTTGTGTGTCCAGACTCAGCAGATCACTCCTCAGCTGGCGCTCCAGGTCCTGCTGCAGTTCGATAAAGCCATCAACACGGCGCTCGCCAACCGGGTCCGCAATCGGGTCAACTTCAGAGTGAGttgggtgcccccccccgagCGTGGGCGTGGTCCAGGCGTCGGACGTTCACCTGTCGGCCCTCTGCTCCCCAGGGTTCCCTGAACACCTACCGGTTCTGCGACAACGTGTGGACCTTCGTCCTGAACGACGCGGAGTTCAGGGAGGTCACCGACCTCGTGAAGCTTGACAAGGTCAAGATCGTTGCCTGCGACGGGAAGAGCGAGTCGACGCAGAATAAAACGGAGAAATGGTGAGCGAAGCGTTTCAGATTAAGCGTTTCAGATCCCCGAAGCGTTTCAGATTAAGCGTTTCAGATTCCCGAAGCGTTTCAGATTCCTGAAGCATTTCAGATTAAGCGTTTCAGATGAAGAGTTTCAGATTCCTGAAGCGTTTCAGATTAAGCGTTTCAGATTAAGCGTTTCAGATCGATTCTCGTATTGATGCTTCGTTTCCGTGTTTTAAACCTTCTTCTCTTCCAGACTCCGGCGCTGCGGAGGACGACCGTCTCCTCAAACGGACCTGGACTGTACATATAATTTATTACAGCagagtcggtgtgtgtgtgtgtgcgtgcgtgtgtgtgtgtgtgtgtgtgtgtgtgtgtgtgtgtgcgtgcgtctcgCTGTACCTGCATCAGTtctgtggttttttttaagtattatCCATTTACAGGTTTGTGTTCCATTTATCATTTGAAACATCTctaataaaactttatttaaaacggCCTCTGTGCGTCAGGTATTGATCAGAACAACGAATACTCGTCATCAGCATCGTCTCACGTTTATTGTAACGCGTATAAAAGAGTGCGTCTTAAAAAGGAACACGCCGATCACTTCTTCCTCGCAAAGGGAAGACGATTGATCGTTTGATCGGCTGCAGGGAAACGCCTTGAAAGTTTCAGGAGCGAACGCTGATCTGATCCTCGGCACTGCAAATCAGGAAGAAGCAGATACTGCGAAAATATATTCAGCGTGAAATGCGTATTTGTACGAaggaagagctgctgatcaaTACTGCGTGTCGTTTCCTCTGAGTGGAAATGGCTTCTGGTTTCAAACGGTCGGCGGCTCGATGTAAACGCCCGGAGCGGTTACAGGAACGCTCCGGCAAAAATGAAACCGTCGactgcaggaggcggggcctacAAAGGTAACCGCCTCCATCGCCTTCAGGTTGAGCCCAGATTAGGATAACCCATTTTAGAGCTAACATTCCTCACTGTAGCCTCTAAGCTAAAGCATTAGCATGTACACGCACTCGTCGGTGGGATCAGCTCCTGCagagcgccctctgctggagtgGTGGAAGCATCGCGGGTAGCGGATAAACCGCTGGATGCAGGTGTTTCAGTGAATCTGGTAGCGTCGAGGCTAGAATGAAAGCTTCAGCTGTCGGGGCCATTTTGAGCTCAGATCAGCTTGATGAATCTTCCTCAGGAGGAAGACTGTCCAGTCCCcatcttcgggggggggggggggggggggtcctgcacCCGCTTTGTGAAATTCAGGGTTTAAAATAAAGAGTTCCAACAAATAAACCGGTTCCTGACACTCTGCTGGTTTGGCTACAGTTGAAAGActcaaggtcaaaggtcacatcaTAGCTGCCTCAACAAGGAGCACCGACAGCACAAAATCTACTAAATGCATGTTTGAGAGAAAAGGCTGCTTCTAGCAAATGTAGAAAGTATAAAACAAAATAGCTTTCTGCTTTCAGAGAGTAGAAAACGCCCccgacccctcctcctcctcctccttgtcttcctcttcagtcGAGGAAGCGCTGGCAGGCTTTCTTCCAGCGGCAGGAAGTGCACCACTGGTCTCTGCGCTCGATGCCGTACACTTTACGACATTTCTTGGCTTCGCCGCGAATCCTCCTAGCGGGGAGAAAACGGTCAGCGAGGTTTCCTCGACTTATGAGATCATTTCATAAAGTCTTTATGTTATTATATAATTCCTTTTATATATTTGAATACAAATTATAAGTAAACACTTAATTATATTCAAATAACTAGTAATAAATGCACTGAGAAATCActgacctgcagggggcgctgtgctGATGAAGCCACTGCTCTCCCACACTGACTGAACGCACCCGAAACGCCAAAccctgtttgggggggggggggcaggaggagagtGGGGGTAAGCTGTGGCCAAACAACCTGCTGTGGCCTCCATCGGCCTGCAGGTGGCAGCACTGCGCTGTGGCAGACTGACGGCTCCTGAATGGAGGGGATTTTCCTGCTGAATGAAAACCACCAGGGAGGCgcggacacgccccctcactGTAAACCAGTTTGAACCGGCTTCTCGGGGCTGCTGGGGGAAACAAACAACGGGCCGCTGCGCAGGATCCACGACCACATCAGaaggggggcggagccaaacCAGACCGGAAGCAGCCTGCAGAGCTACACGCTACGTTCACCTGAGACAGAACGCGAGCCCCGCCCACAGGTGATGTCACTGAACGGACGGCGTCCTGACAAGTGAAGTTATTTCAGCAGCCTCTTCGAACATTTACCTGTTTCAGGCAGGTGGTGGGCGGGGCCATCCAGTGACAGGAAGGCGCCGCGGTGACATGACTGGGAGGTGGAGCCTAAAAGAAATGAAGTTTGCATCATGTGtcacaaacaacacaaatataaatacacaccttcCGGCCCAGCCCACCTGGTAGGAGTGCTCTGATTGGACTTGCCAGGATCTGCCTGACGAGGGAGGGGCGGAGCAACTCAGAGTAGCGCAgactggaggagaaggagacggaggaggaggaggactgggaggtgaggaggaggtgggggaggcGGGTCCGGCgcagagaggcggagcctgcTGCTCGTCCCATTGGTTGATCTCCGTGTAGTAAAAGTCCTCCTCGCTCCGGGAACAACGCTCCTGATCGCTACCGCCGCCGCCATGgctgagaggtcaaaggtcaggcaaaCCGGATCAGAACTTATTGGCATGTAACTTTTAGAAGCAGCTGAGATTCTGAAATATTTGGACATTAATTCAACTCATTAAGTTACAAATTTGACTTTGTGATTGATCTAAAAGTGACTTTTAATTGATTAATCGATTAATTAATGGATCCTGAAACGTCAAAAACATCTAAATATCTTCAGAAGCACTTGGAATATTCAGTTTACCGACTGTATAAGAATGATCGCGCCTAAATCTTTAGGTTtaacaatcaataatcaatcaatcgattTAATAATAAcgttaccaaaataaaagcgtcACGTCTCGTTTCCAGGGCGCTCCGGTGTTTCTCACCTCAGGTGCGTCGTCCTGATGTGGCGTTTGATTCCCACCACTGAGGTGAGGACCTTCCCACATCCGGGCCAGAGACATCGGAACGCCGCCTTCATGGAGTTCTGTGGGCGGAGACACCGTCAGCACGCCGGCCCCGCCCACGGTGGCGTCTCGTCCCGCCCACGCCGACTCACCCTGCGCTTTCGAGCTGCCGGCTCATCgaacagctcctcctccagctccatgtcCAGCCCCTCgtcagtgggcgtggccgcgACGGCGGCAGGGTCTGTGATTGGTGGAGACGGAGCGGGGCTGCCGCTGCCGTGGCCGAT is a window encoding:
- the gtf2a2 gene encoding transcription initiation factor IIA subunit 2 translates to MAYQLYRNTTLGNSLQESLDELIQTQQITPQLALQVLLQFDKAINTALANRVRNRVNFRGSLNTYRFCDNVWTFVLNDAEFREVTDLVKLDKVKIVACDGKSESTQNKTEK
- the LOC137906418 gene encoding zinc finger protein 395-like; the protein is MLPKTRLGKRSPLGALVGKETDCAGIAMATTARQQTASRVKGHAALKVYFQTGGAADAPGAVEPPHPPMRDASARPSSHPSSSSCSRSVSSCIDVPRRTSPLNLMKRLRPAPPCGRRSPQEVDVDELMAAMVLSSLSCSPPLLDTAAPPMDWGGGELSDGSSSGYWSIGHGSGSPAPSPPITDPAAVAATPTDEGLDMELEEELFDEPAARKRRNSMKAAFRCLWPGCGKVLTSVVGIKRHIRTTHLSHGGGGSDQERCSRSEEDFYYTEINQWDEQQAPPLCAGPASPTSSSPPSPPPPPSPSPPVCATLSCSAPPSSGRSWQVQSEHSYQAPPPSHVTAAPSCHWMAPPTTCLKQGLAFRVRSVSVGEQWLHQHSAPCRRIRGEAKKCRKVYGIERRDQWCTSCRWKKACQRFLD